GACGGCTCCCTGGGCGCGAGCATCCAGTTCCTGGCCAACGCCGACGCCAACTCCAAGATCACGCTGTCGACCCAGAACCTGTCGCTGGGCGGCAGCATCATCTCGGTGGCCGCCACCGCCTCGATCTCGACGGTGACCCTGGCCACCAACGTGCTGACGCAGCTGAACACCTCGCTCACCCAGGTGAACCAGGCGCTCGGCAACCTGGGCTCCCAGGGCAAGCAGATCGACGCCCACCTGGACTTCGTCTCGAAGCTCACCGACGTGCTCGAGATGGGCGTGGGCAACCTCGTCGACGCCGACCTCGCGAAGGAGAGCGCGAGGCTGCAGGCCCTGCAGGTGCAGCAGCAGCTCGGCGCCCAGGCGCTTTCGATCGCCAATGCGGCGCCGCAGGTGATCCTGCAGCTCTTCCGCGGCGGCTAACCCCTTCCGTTGGGGCGTAGGGAGGGGCCCGGCGGCGCGGGAGCCGGCCGGGCTCTTCTTTCTTGAGGCGGCTTAACGGGCTGGAGACCTTGATCGTCTAAGAAAGCGGAGCAGATCCGCCTCCGCGGGTGAGGGCCGATGGTCATCTCGATCGACACCAGCCTGCTCATGGGGCTCTACCAGTCGCGGCTGGTGGGGACGGGCGCGGCTTTGTCGACCCAGGCCCGGGCCTCGACCAGCTCCAAGTCCGCCCCCACGGCTCCCTGGAGCACAGGGGGGACCGCCCCCGACCCGGCGCAGACCGTCAAGGCGGCGCTGCAGGGGCGCAAGTTCATCGACGAGGGCGGCGCCCAGCTCGACCTGCCCGGCGCCAGCACCGATTACCGCAAGATGTTCGCCCTCTACTCGGGCCTGTCGACCCTGATGGGTTTGGCCGAGCGGATGCAGGGCAAGGGCGTCACCAGCATCGAGAGGTCGCAGATCCAGCGGGCGTTCGCCCGGGGCATGGCCGAGGTCGGCGACTACGTCAGCAAGGCCAAGTTCGAGAACCTGCGCCTCGTCCAGGGCGAGGCCGTCGACCGCGCCAAGACCACCGCTCCGGTCCCGCGCAACAAGACCGAATACATCACCCCGCCGCTCGTCAGCGGGTCCAGCGCCGACGCCGTCCCGGCCTTCTCCGGCGACGTGAAGTTCAACATCAAGATCAAGCGCGGCGGCGTGAACCACGACATCGCCATCGACCTGGCGGGCATGGGCGCCCAGACGCGGTCGCTGGCGAACGTCGTCAACTTCGTGAACGACCAGCTGGCCGCCGCCGGCGTCGACACGCGCTTCGCCACCCACAGGACGCCGGGACAGCCGAAGACGATCGAGTCCGGCGGCAAGACCATCACGCTGAAGACCACAAACCCGGACCAGTGGTCGCTGAAGGTGAAGGTCTCGGTCGGCGAGACCGTGAGCTTCGACGCGCCCGCCACGGCCGGCGCGGCCTACCTCGTGCAGACCGCCGGGGATCCGGATCCCGACGGCAAGATCACCACCAACGACGGGGTGCTGCGCCAGCAGCTGGTGAAGTTCCAGACCGACACCGCCACCGTGCCCGCGCCCGTCCAGCAGGAGGGCGAGCAGTACTGGGTGGACGGCCGCGCCTTCTCCAAGACCTTCGGACCCGAGGTGAAGACGGTTCGCTCGACCCAGGTGGGGCCGGACGGCTCGGTCTACATGCTGGCCGACGTGACCGGGAAGATCGACGGCGAGACGCT
The Phenylobacterium zucineum HLK1 genome window above contains:
- a CDS encoding flagellin, with translation MAISVHTNKSALIALQNLNKTNDQLSDVQNRINTGLKISNAKDNAAIWAIAQGQRADIGALGAVRMSLERAHSIAEVSMAAGESVSDLMVQLKEKVVAAMDTSLDASSRTALDSDFKALLRQISQVVQNAEFDGANLLDGSLGASIQFLANADANSKITLSTQNLSLGGSIISVAATASISTVTLATNVLTQLNTSLTQVNQALGNLGSQGKQIDAHLDFVSKLTDVLEMGVGNLVDADLAKESARLQALQVQQQLGAQALSIANAAPQVILQLFRGG